A stretch of the Hippoglossus hippoglossus isolate fHipHip1 chromosome 1, fHipHip1.pri, whole genome shotgun sequence genome encodes the following:
- the LOC117760967 gene encoding LOW QUALITY PROTEIN: MICAL-like protein 2 (The sequence of the model RefSeq protein was modified relative to this genomic sequence to represent the inferred CDS: inserted 2 bases in 2 codons), with translation MSAVKALQQWCRLRCEGYRDVAITNMTTSFRDGLAFCALIHRHRPELIDFESLKKDNVYDNNKLAFKVADEELGIPALLDAEDMVAMKVPDRLSILTYVSQYYNYFHGRSPIGGLGGIKRPAEGPTDEPSGKKNQAVVAKVFPSSKPARENSPPRSSNFTRPPPSPKPSRNSADKFVIEEIHQTGTLSNXCASGNKHVHLVQRXLLEGKLYHRSCAKSLSSANTLTALRDLPTNTPVSKFTPLPDMTKTSITTPPQTSSRLEPSWLMEKPSPPPTFSTTVSPSSPSRPRSGVSPASKETPTPPVSKPAAPRTTGESNFTTTTSISPRPVAAPRTSTTAAKTVQSRFKFFQSHSNTGNEEKKTTTINVDIDKPANVSGKVQEAAAAQAVTVVVNIGGGGGAGKKETTPNLDKRGDRAKAAGGGGKVSSKPEDGESNKTKAAGGGGKVSSKPEDGESNKTKAAGGGGKVSSKPEDGESNKTKAAGGGGKVSSKPEDGESNKTKAAGGGGKVSSKPEDGESNKTKAAGGGGKVSSKPEDGESNKTKAAGGGGKVSLKPEDGESDKTKAAAAVAAAFISKKLTEENNNNSSSSKPTWTSALLKKPDKPPQVETPKKETGGVRGRVKLRANPSLLADLMPVDPPTLAPTSTPTSTLTPATRGGLRARTPERGDPKPRSPSPNPSASENESPADWRSKLKPVAKDTKPAAPPPWANGAGKPQNSEPSVGPPSHGSTPRISVTSPPSKGFQNVPREQTANGTESESKTSKMKPDYIPKEDIIKELQNIEDSLNELEKRGVELEVKLRSSEEEGEDDEVMVEWFNLIRNKQVAMRRESELVYVGKTQDLEEQQPSVELELRRLMEKPDRLKTASDRKREQELMEKLVEIVNDRNAIVDGLDEDRLREDEEDEELNKMMMNFNVKKDKPKKKTKLFSWGTKKEG, from the exons ATGTCGGCCGTCAAGGCGCTGCAGCAGTGGTGCCGGCTCCGGTGCGAGGGCTACCGGGACGTGGCCATCACCAACATGACCACGTCGTTCAGGGACGGCCTGGCTTTCTGCGCCCtcatccacagacacagacctgAGCTCAT TGATTTTGAGTCGCTGAAGAAGGACAATGTCtacgacaacaacaaactg GCGTTCAAGGTGGCGGATGAGGAGTTGGGGATCCCGGCTCTGCTGGACGCAGAAGACATGGTGGCCATGAAGGTTCCCGACCGCCTCAGTATCCTGACGTACGTCTCGCAGTACTACAACTACTTCCATGGACGCTCCCCGA TCGGTGGTTTGGGAGGCATTAAGCGTCCGGCCGAGGGCCCCACAGATGAACCCTCTGGAAAGAAGAACCAGGCGGTGGTGGCGAAGGTGTTCCCCTCATCCAAGCCTGCCAGAGAGAACAGCCCTCCCCGCTCCTCCAACTTCACCaggcctcctccctccccaAAACCAAGCAGAAAC TCTGCTGATAAATTCGTCATTGAGGAG ATCCATCAAACAGGAACCCTGAGTA AGTGTGCGTCCGGTAACAAGCACGTTCACTTGGTGCAGC CCCTATTGGAAGGGAAGCTCTACCACAGGAGCTGTGCAAA GTCTCTGTCTTCTGCAAACACATTGACAGCTCTCAGAGATTTACCCACAAACACCCCTGTGTCCAAATTCACTCCTCTACCCGACATGACTAAAACCAGCATAACCACTCCTCCCCAAACCTCCTCCAGACTGGAGCCATCGTGGCTGATGGAGAAACCCAGCCCTCCTCCCACCTTCTCCACCACGGTTTCCCCCTCGTCTCCTTCCCGGCCTCGTTCAGGCGTCTCTCCCGCTTCTAAAGAAACTCCCACGCCGCCTGTCTCCAAACCCGCAGCTCCACGGACTACGGGTGAATCTAACTTCACTACAACCACCTCCATCAGCCCCAGGCCTGTTGCTGCCCCCCGCAcctccaccacagcagccaAGACGGTGCAGTCCAGGTTCAAGTTCTTCCAGTCCCACAGCAACACTGGCAACGAAGAGAAAAAGACCACAACCATCAACGTGGACATAGATAAACCAGCAAACGTGAGCGGTAAAGTCCAGGAGGCCGCGGCAGCTCAGGCTGTGACTGTGGTTGTAAATatcggtggtggtggtggtgccgGCAAAAAGGAAACGACTCCAAACCTGGATAAACGTGGAGACAGAGCgaaagcagcaggtggaggaggaaaagtgagTTCGAAACCAGAAGACGGGGAAAGTAACAAGACgaaagcagcaggtggaggaggaaaagtgagTTCAAAACCAGAAGACGGCGAAAGTAACAAGACgaaagcagcaggtggaggaggaaaagtgagTTCGAAACCAGAAGACGGGGAAAGTAACAAGACgaaagcagcaggtggaggaggaaaagtgagTTCGAAACCAGAAGACGGGGAAAGTAACAAGACGAaagctgcaggtggaggaggaaaagtgagTTCGAAACCAGAAGACGGCGAAAGTAACAAGACgaaagcagcaggtggaggaggaaaagtgagTTCGAAACCAGAAGACGGGGAAAGTAACAAGACgaaagcagcaggtggaggaggaaaagtgagTTTGAAACCAGAAGACGGGGAAAGTGACAAGacgaaagcagcagcagcagtagcagcagcttTCATCTCCAAGAAACTGACCgaggagaacaacaacaacagcagcagcagcaaaccaACATGGACGAGCGCATTGCTGAAGAAACCCGACAA ACCTCCTCAGGTCGAGACTCCTAAGAAGGAGACGGGGGGAGTCAGAGGGAGGGTGAAGCTGAGAGCCAACCCGTCGCTCCTCGCTGACCTGATGCCTGTGGACCCCCCGACCTTGGCCCCGACCTCTACCCCGACCTCTACCCTGACCCCGGCCACCAGGGGCGGACTGAGAGCCAGAACTCCAGAGAGAGGGGACCCGAAGCCTCGCAGCCCGTCCCCCAACCCCTCAG CGTCAGAGAACGAGTCTCCTGCAGACTGGAGGTCGAAGCTCAAACCCGTCGCCAAAGACACGAa acctgctgctcctccaccgTGGGCGAACGGAGCTGGAAAGCCCCAGAACTCAGAGCCCTCTGTTGGGCCTCCCTCTCATGGTTCTACCCCGAGGATTTCTGTCACCTCACCTCCATCGAAGG GATTTCAGAATGTTCCGAGAGAACAAACTGCAAACGGCACCGAGTCGGAGTCAAAGACTTCGAAG atGAAGCCAGACTACATTCCTAAAGAGGACATCATAAAGGAGCTTCAGAACATTGAAGACAGCTTGAACGAGTTGGAGAAAAGAGGAGtggagctggaggtgaagcttCGCAGCAGCGAGGAAg agggtGAAGATGACGAGGTCATGGTCGAGTGGTTCAACTTGATCAGGAACAAGCAGGTGGCCATGCGCCGGGAGTCTGAACTGGTTTACgt aggaaaaactcaggacctggaggagcagcagcccaGTGTTGAGCTGGAGCTCAGGAGACTGATGGAGAAACCAG ACCGTCTGAAAACAGCCTCGGACAGAAAGAGGGAGCAGGAGCTGATGGAGAAGCTGGTGGAGATCGTCAACGACAGAAACGCCATCGTGGACGGTCTGGACGAGGACAGACTCCG ggaggacgaggaggacgaggagctaAACAAGATGATGATGAATTTCA acgtAAAGAAGGACAAACCAAAGAAGAAGACCAAACTGTTCAGCTGGGGCACCAAGAAGGAGGGATGA